A genome region from Myxococcales bacterium includes the following:
- a CDS encoding BolA/IbaG family iron-sulfur metabolism protein produces the protein MSDHSTDFVGSIDDAIVTAIRAAIPDAQVQVAGGGGHYRIAVTSTVFAGQGLLAQQRLVLSSIKHLLAGARPPVHAVDSLETRTP, from the coding sequence ATGTCTGATCACTCGACCGACTTCGTCGGCTCCATCGACGACGCCATCGTCACCGCGATCCGCGCCGCGATCCCCGACGCGCAGGTGCAGGTCGCCGGCGGCGGCGGCCACTATCGCATCGCGGTGACCTCGACGGTGTTCGCCGGCCAGGGCCTGCTGGCCCAGCAGCGCCTGGTGCTGTCGTCGATCAAGCACCTGCTGGCCGGCGCCCGGCCGCCGGTGCACGCGGTCGACTCGCTCGAGACCCGCACGCCGTGA
- a CDS encoding helix-turn-helix transcriptional regulator — MDQPDVKRLARAFKALSHPNRLQLFMNLLEESQLDLARGRTHDCFLAKLLGGLDITAPTVSHHVKELADAGLIDTEREGKQLICSVRPDALRELRALFEAPR; from the coding sequence GTGGACCAGCCCGACGTCAAGCGGCTCGCGCGCGCCTTCAAGGCGCTGTCGCACCCCAACCGCCTGCAGCTGTTCATGAACCTGCTCGAGGAGAGCCAGCTCGACCTGGCCCGCGGCCGCACCCACGATTGCTTCCTCGCGAAGCTGCTGGGCGGCCTCGACATCACGGCGCCGACGGTGTCGCACCACGTCAAGGAGCTGGCCGACGCCGGCTTGATCGACACCGAGCGCGAGGGCAAGCAGCTCATCTGCTCGGTCCGCCCCGACGCGCTGCGCGAGCTGCGCGCCCTGTTCGAAGCCCCCCGGTAG
- a CDS encoding OmpA family protein — protein MRPRFVASLVVVVCALVAAGACDRAPDLARYREQALSMAAQYAPQVTELRRQAAVLAARWRAIPPDVPGHAPVGAALARADGALASLSEQVAQLPGQTTDAIKSGKRAPVAAVLDQISTTVTTGLVEVGDDLATTERALAQLEVAARAQAGFAATLSTGVEIKGATRGVERQLLAVIGDAARPVDQTSWFELDRLVFVAGGAELEPAGSRDQLGNLAEILKAFPSLRLTIGGYADDASAGGTRAARGRADAVVRALVGLGVAAARLQAEGLGAAACPANDTDACRAQHRRVAVRVTAK, from the coding sequence GTGCGTCCAAGGTTCGTCGCGTCGCTGGTGGTGGTCGTCTGCGCGCTGGTCGCCGCGGGCGCGTGCGACCGCGCGCCCGATCTCGCGCGCTACCGCGAGCAGGCGCTGTCGATGGCCGCGCAGTACGCGCCCCAGGTCACCGAGCTCCGGCGCCAGGCCGCGGTGCTGGCGGCGCGGTGGCGGGCGATCCCGCCTGACGTCCCCGGCCACGCCCCGGTCGGCGCCGCGCTCGCGCGTGCCGACGGCGCGCTGGCGTCGCTGTCCGAGCAGGTCGCGCAGCTGCCGGGCCAGACCACCGACGCCATCAAGTCCGGCAAGCGGGCGCCGGTCGCCGCGGTGCTCGATCAGATCTCGACCACGGTGACCACCGGCCTGGTCGAGGTCGGCGACGACCTCGCGACCACCGAGCGCGCGCTCGCGCAGCTCGAGGTCGCGGCCCGGGCCCAGGCCGGGTTCGCGGCCACGCTCTCGACCGGGGTCGAGATCAAGGGTGCGACCCGCGGCGTCGAGCGCCAGCTGCTCGCGGTCATCGGCGACGCCGCGCGGCCGGTCGACCAGACCTCCTGGTTCGAGCTGGATCGGCTGGTGTTCGTCGCCGGCGGGGCCGAGCTCGAGCCGGCGGGCTCGCGCGATCAGCTCGGCAACCTCGCCGAGATCTTGAAGGCGTTCCCGAGCCTGCGGCTCACGATCGGCGGCTACGCCGACGACGCCAGCGCCGGCGGCACGAGGGCGGCGCGGGGCCGCGCCGACGCGGTGGTCCGGGCGCTGGTCGGGCTCGGCGTCGCCGCGGCGCGGCTCCAGGCCGAGGGCCTCGGCGCGGCGGCGTGCCCGGCCAACGACACCGACGCGTGCCGCGCGCAGCACCGGCGCGTCGCGGTCCGCGTCACCGCGAAGTGA
- a CDS encoding AAA family ATPase, producing MTLPLPHRLVAHARALSTGERPPTDLGPPTLFDELVAGLQLDPLDRAIVALTVGAALDPGVADAILARTGERALTIGAAGQLLAALYEVTPAEVVLRGVGDGRLRRSGLVDLAGGGAPVRAPLLPSRRLLGLVQDRMELHPHVAEVAALIATDRDAAIGVALLPPIEELAELCAALQAQRRGRGPVAIVGEARTGRLRVALAIAARLGRRRALVVDAALVAPDPVTWRGLATALIADGAFHLAPVVIREPGAAGLAAAERIAQGGVACFVTAPEEPPDGRCRIHARVVRPDEPQRLAAWRAETAGQPWADDDSLTRLARATVLARSDIAVAAGMAATPPASGPIEAWVERTTHSQLRSRLDRFAQLVTRRVRLDELVVGDELAAQLRELVRALRVRPQLAERWPLARALDGLGGVATLFDGPPGTGKSMSAAVIATELDVPLYRIDVATIVDRYVGETEKNLQRLFREAAVSRGVLLFDEADSLFSRRVETKDAMDRFANMQVNQLLTLIEEFPGVSILTTNLKQGLDVAFARRFAYKLQFALPELDERIALWRMYLPPGHLRDDEVQALASRYDRVSGADVRNAVVRAASATFATGRLGVDDLRRALVAELQAGGSVVSSSL from the coding sequence ATGACCCTGCCCCTGCCCCACCGCCTGGTCGCGCACGCGCGTGCGCTGTCGACCGGCGAGCGCCCGCCGACCGACCTGGGCCCGCCGACCTTGTTCGACGAGCTGGTCGCCGGCCTGCAGCTCGATCCGCTCGACCGGGCGATCGTCGCGCTCACCGTCGGCGCGGCGCTCGATCCCGGCGTCGCCGACGCGATCCTCGCGCGCACCGGCGAGCGCGCGCTGACCATCGGCGCGGCCGGGCAGCTCCTCGCCGCGCTCTACGAGGTGACGCCGGCCGAGGTGGTGCTGCGCGGGGTCGGCGACGGGCGGCTGCGGCGCTCGGGGCTGGTCGATCTCGCCGGGGGCGGCGCGCCGGTGCGCGCGCCCCTGCTGCCGTCGCGGCGCCTGCTCGGGCTGGTGCAAGATCGCATGGAGCTGCACCCGCACGTCGCCGAGGTCGCGGCGCTGATCGCGACCGATCGCGACGCCGCGATCGGCGTGGCGCTCTTGCCGCCGATCGAGGAGCTCGCGGAGCTGTGCGCGGCGCTCCAGGCCCAGCGCCGCGGCCGCGGGCCGGTCGCGATCGTCGGCGAGGCCCGCACCGGGCGCCTGCGCGTCGCGCTGGCGATCGCGGCCCGGCTCGGGCGCCGACGGGCGCTGGTGGTCGACGCCGCGCTGGTCGCGCCGGACCCGGTGACCTGGCGCGGGCTGGCGACCGCGCTCATCGCCGACGGCGCGTTCCACCTGGCGCCGGTCGTGATCCGCGAGCCGGGCGCGGCCGGGCTGGCCGCCGCCGAGCGCATCGCCCAGGGCGGCGTGGCCTGCTTCGTGACCGCGCCCGAGGAGCCGCCCGACGGGCGCTGCCGGATCCACGCCCGCGTGGTCCGGCCCGACGAGCCCCAGCGCCTGGCGGCGTGGCGCGCCGAGACCGCTGGCCAGCCGTGGGCCGACGACGACTCGCTCACGCGCCTGGCCCGGGCCACGGTGCTGGCCCGCTCGGACATCGCGGTGGCCGCCGGCATGGCCGCGACCCCGCCGGCCAGCGGCCCGATCGAGGCCTGGGTCGAGCGCACCACGCACAGCCAGCTGCGCAGCCGGCTCGATCGGTTCGCGCAGCTCGTGACCCGGCGGGTGCGGCTCGACGAGCTGGTCGTCGGCGACGAGCTGGCCGCGCAGCTGCGCGAGCTGGTCCGGGCGCTGCGGGTGCGACCGCAGCTGGCCGAGCGCTGGCCGCTGGCGCGCGCGCTCGACGGGCTCGGCGGCGTCGCGACCCTGTTCGACGGCCCGCCCGGCACCGGCAAGTCGATGTCGGCGGCGGTGATCGCGACCGAGCTCGACGTGCCGCTGTACCGCATCGACGTCGCGACGATCGTCGATCGCTACGTCGGCGAGACCGAGAAGAACCTGCAGCGCCTGTTCCGCGAGGCCGCGGTCAGCCGCGGCGTGCTGCTGTTCGACGAGGCCGACTCGCTGTTCAGCCGCCGGGTCGAGACCAAGGACGCGATGGATCGGTTCGCGAACATGCAGGTCAACCAGCTGCTGACCTTGATCGAGGAGTTCCCCGGCGTCTCGATCCTCACGACCAACTTGAAGCAAGGCCTCGACGTCGCGTTCGCGCGGCGGTTCGCCTACAAGCTGCAGTTCGCGCTGCCCGAGCTCGACGAGCGGATCGCGCTGTGGCGCATGTACCTGCCGCCCGGCCACCTGCGCGACGACGAGGTCCAGGCGCTGGCGAGCCGCTACGATCGCGTGTCCGGCGCCGACGTCCGCAACGCGGTCGTGCGCGCGGCCTCGGCGACGTTCGCCACCGGGCGGCTCGGCGTGGACGACCTCCGCCGGGCGCTGGTCGCCGAGCTCCAGGCCGGCGGCAGCGTCGTCAGCTCGTCCCTCTGA
- a CDS encoding VWA domain-containing protein, producing MRSLPWLATATVVLAFGCGPTQTGTGDDLPDDTDAAAGDPDAATGGPDAGFDDTDASCGAQSENIAVENLGDPPDLLIVMDRSGSMSGPIPSFPPNFTPKWTIMRDALNSVVAQREHNIRFGLTEFPTNDDCAVDQAAAVRVPIDLGQAPEVAQYFNVRSPNGNTPAAAGLQAALTHYNSIPVNPAGRYVLFATDGEPNCAVDDATAAADTVAAVTALAQAGIKTYVLGFGGAFTTGTVLNDAALAGQVPRPGGPPHYYAANNAAELSAALQAISGGIIVPSCSYALATQPPVPDDVTVTLNGVPVPRSTMHTNGWDYFPDAMTITFFGTYCQQITSGAVGNVAFAYGCPGPVVD from the coding sequence ATGCGCTCCCTGCCCTGGCTCGCGACCGCCACCGTGGTCCTGGCGTTCGGCTGCGGCCCGACCCAGACCGGCACCGGCGACGACCTCCCCGACGACACCGACGCCGCCGCCGGCGATCCCGACGCGGCCACCGGCGGCCCCGACGCCGGGTTCGACGACACCGACGCGTCGTGCGGGGCCCAGAGCGAGAACATCGCGGTCGAGAACCTCGGCGATCCGCCCGACCTGCTGATCGTGATGGATCGCTCGGGCTCGATGTCGGGGCCGATCCCGAGCTTCCCGCCCAACTTCACGCCCAAGTGGACGATCATGCGCGACGCGCTCAACAGCGTGGTCGCGCAGCGCGAGCACAACATCCGGTTCGGGCTGACGGAGTTCCCGACCAACGACGACTGCGCGGTCGACCAGGCCGCGGCCGTGCGCGTGCCGATCGATCTGGGCCAGGCGCCCGAGGTCGCGCAGTACTTCAACGTCCGCTCGCCCAACGGCAACACCCCGGCCGCGGCCGGGCTGCAGGCCGCGCTCACGCACTACAACAGCATCCCGGTCAACCCCGCCGGTCGCTACGTCCTGTTCGCCACCGACGGTGAGCCCAACTGCGCCGTCGACGACGCCACCGCCGCGGCCGACACCGTCGCCGCGGTCACCGCGCTGGCCCAGGCCGGCATCAAGACCTACGTGCTCGGGTTCGGCGGCGCGTTCACGACGGGCACCGTGCTCAACGACGCCGCGCTCGCCGGCCAGGTGCCGCGCCCGGGCGGCCCGCCCCACTACTACGCCGCCAACAACGCCGCCGAGCTGAGCGCGGCGCTGCAGGCGATCTCCGGCGGCATCATCGTGCCGTCGTGCAGCTACGCGCTCGCGACCCAGCCGCCGGTCCCCGACGACGTGACCGTGACGCTCAACGGCGTGCCGGTGCCGCGCTCGACCATGCACACCAACGGCTGGGACTACTTCCCCGACGCGATGACGATCACGTTCTTCGGCACCTACTGCCAGCAGATCACGTCGGGCGCGGTCGGCAACGTGGCGTTCGCCTACGGCTGCCCGGGCCCGGTCGTCGACTGA
- a CDS encoding zinc-binding dehydrogenase, translated as MSHREIAIESYGNASTLKVRERPSAEPGPGEVAIDVAYSGINFADIQMRLGFYPDAPKKPFIPGYEVSGTIAALGAGVAGLTVGQSVVAGTYFGGYTSRAVIPAGQAFALPSHLDLEAGAALPVNYFTAKLALTEMARVRAGDKVLIECATGGVGVLAIQLARHVGAEVTGLTTSPHKKAFIEELGARALTKDEWLADATATGYDFILNASGGAEIQPQRKRLAITGRMVCIGLSSGVKDGKRSFVRMGMAALRTPRISVLKLFDTNSGIFALNALKVLEDPTWVTRLTQSLGEVEALGLRPHVGKVFPATDVAAAHQLLETKGATGKVLLAW; from the coding sequence ATGAGCCACCGTGAGATCGCCATCGAGAGCTACGGCAACGCGTCGACCCTGAAGGTGCGCGAGCGCCCGTCCGCCGAGCCCGGCCCGGGCGAGGTCGCGATCGACGTCGCGTACTCGGGCATCAACTTCGCCGACATCCAGATGCGCCTGGGCTTCTATCCCGACGCGCCCAAGAAGCCGTTCATCCCGGGCTATGAGGTGTCGGGGACGATCGCGGCGCTCGGCGCCGGCGTCGCCGGCCTGACGGTCGGGCAGTCGGTCGTCGCCGGCACGTACTTCGGCGGCTACACCTCGCGCGCGGTCATCCCGGCGGGGCAGGCGTTCGCGCTGCCGAGCCACCTCGATCTCGAGGCCGGCGCCGCCCTGCCGGTCAACTACTTCACCGCCAAGCTGGCGCTGACCGAGATGGCCCGGGTCCGCGCCGGCGACAAGGTGCTCATCGAGTGCGCCACCGGCGGCGTCGGCGTGCTGGCGATCCAGCTGGCGCGCCACGTCGGCGCCGAGGTCACCGGCCTCACGACCAGCCCGCACAAGAAGGCGTTCATCGAGGAGCTGGGCGCGCGCGCGCTGACCAAGGACGAGTGGCTGGCCGACGCCACCGCGACTGGCTACGACTTCATCCTCAACGCCTCGGGCGGCGCCGAGATCCAGCCGCAGCGCAAGCGCCTCGCGATCACCGGGCGGATGGTGTGCATCGGCCTGTCCTCGGGGGTCAAGGACGGCAAGCGCAGCTTCGTGCGCATGGGCATGGCGGCGCTGCGGACGCCGCGGATCTCGGTCCTGAAGCTGTTCGACACCAACAGCGGCATCTTCGCGCTCAACGCGCTCAAGGTCCTCGAGGACCCGACCTGGGTGACGCGCCTGACCCAGTCGCTGGGCGAGGTCGAGGCGCTCGGCCTCAGGCCCCACGTCGGCAAGGTGTTCCCGGCGACCGACGTCGCGGCCGCGCACCAGCTGCTCGAGACCAAGGGCGCCACCGGCAAGGTGCTCCTGGCCTGGTAG
- a CDS encoding sulfite exporter TauE/SafE family protein: MSTADLALLAAMLGAGFFVEAVAGFGGTVLAVSLGATRFPIATVLAVFLPLNLMLSAYLALRHRHAIAGRTLGVRIAPAMAVGMAGGTALALVVAADRAKIGFAALVIVVAARELVRLARPSATATVPLRPTIAAVVLTAAGVIHGWFATGGPLVVAVAARMFPAKAAMRATLAVLWFSLNLVVLTRLIGHGDLTATTLRASLVIVPVLGVALASGEWVHHRVSERGFRWLVAALLLGTGVILFARSLPR; the protein is encoded by the coding sequence ATGTCCACCGCCGACCTGGCGCTGCTCGCCGCGATGCTGGGCGCCGGCTTCTTCGTCGAGGCGGTCGCCGGGTTCGGCGGCACCGTGCTCGCGGTGTCGCTGGGGGCGACCCGGTTCCCGATCGCGACGGTGCTCGCGGTGTTCCTGCCGCTCAACCTGATGCTGTCGGCGTACCTGGCGCTGCGGCACCGCCACGCGATCGCCGGGCGCACGCTCGGCGTCCGGATCGCGCCGGCGATGGCGGTCGGCATGGCCGGCGGCACCGCGCTGGCCCTGGTCGTGGCCGCGGATCGCGCCAAGATCGGCTTCGCGGCGCTGGTGATCGTCGTCGCCGCCCGCGAGCTGGTGCGGCTGGCGCGCCCGAGCGCCACGGCGACCGTGCCGCTGCGCCCGACGATCGCCGCGGTCGTGCTCACCGCCGCCGGCGTGATCCACGGCTGGTTCGCCACCGGCGGCCCGCTGGTGGTCGCGGTGGCCGCGCGGATGTTCCCGGCCAAGGCGGCGATGCGCGCGACGCTGGCGGTGCTGTGGTTCTCGCTGAACCTGGTCGTGCTGACGCGCCTGATCGGCCACGGCGATCTGACCGCGACCACGCTGCGCGCGTCGCTGGTGATCGTGCCGGTCCTGGGCGTGGCGCTCGCCAGCGGCGAGTGGGTCCACCACCGCGTCAGCGAGCGCGGCTTCCGGTGGCTGGTCGCGGCGCTGTTGCTCGGCACCGGCGTGATCCTGTTCGCGCGCAGCCTGCCGCGGTGA
- a CDS encoding N-acetyl-gamma-glutamyl-phosphate reductase: MSAPDRPLRVAIVGASGYTGAELVRLLLGHPRVTITMIAARRAVGQRLATVFPHLTGKLDLPIVAFDADLVAAAADVAFAALPHGESATVVAALVARGVPTLDLSADFRLRDAATWAQWYGGGDHPVHPAPALLAEAVYGLPERHRAQLPGARLVAVPGCYPTATALAIAPLLAAGLVHARGLIVDAKSGASGAGRSPGLATHLPEAAEGLRAYKVGGSHRHTPEIEQELGAAAGASVAVLFTPHLVPMSRGILACVYAEPTDPARTTDAYRAALIDAYRGEPFVDVLPPGQLPDTAYVRGSNRCHVQVVHDPRSGRVLAMSAIDNLVKGAAGQALQCLNLVRGWPETLGLDGAPMFP; this comes from the coding sequence ATGTCCGCCCCCGATCGTCCGCTCCGCGTCGCCATCGTCGGCGCGTCCGGCTACACCGGCGCCGAGCTGGTGCGCCTCCTGCTCGGCCACCCGCGCGTCACGATCACGATGATCGCGGCGCGGCGCGCGGTCGGCCAGCGCCTGGCGACGGTGTTCCCGCACCTGACCGGCAAGCTCGACCTGCCGATCGTGGCGTTCGACGCCGACCTCGTCGCGGCCGCGGCCGACGTCGCGTTCGCGGCGCTGCCCCACGGCGAGTCGGCGACGGTGGTCGCGGCGCTGGTGGCCCGCGGCGTGCCCACGCTCGATCTGTCGGCCGACTTCCGGCTGCGCGACGCCGCGACCTGGGCCCAGTGGTACGGCGGCGGCGATCACCCGGTCCACCCGGCGCCGGCGCTGCTGGCCGAGGCGGTCTACGGCCTGCCCGAGCGCCACCGCGCGCAGCTCCCGGGTGCGCGGCTGGTCGCGGTGCCGGGCTGCTACCCGACCGCGACGGCGCTGGCGATCGCGCCGCTGCTCGCGGCCGGGCTGGTGCACGCGCGCGGCCTGATCGTCGACGCCAAGAGCGGCGCGTCGGGCGCCGGCCGCAGCCCGGGCCTGGCGACGCACCTGCCCGAGGCGGCCGAGGGCCTGCGCGCGTACAAGGTCGGCGGTAGCCACCGGCACACGCCGGAGATCGAGCAGGAGCTCGGGGCCGCGGCCGGCGCGTCGGTGGCGGTGCTGTTCACGCCGCACCTGGTGCCGATGTCGCGCGGGATCCTCGCGTGCGTCTACGCCGAGCCGACCGATCCGGCCCGCACCACCGACGCCTACCGCGCCGCGCTGATCGACGCGTATCGCGGCGAGCCGTTCGTCGACGTGCTGCCGCCCGGCCAGCTCCCCGACACCGCGTACGTGCGCGGCTCGAATCGGTGCCACGTCCAGGTCGTCCACGATCCGCGCTCGGGGCGGGTGCTGGCGATGAGCGCGATCGACAACCTGGTCAAGGGCGCGGCCGGGCAGGCGCTGCAGTGCCTGAACCTGGTGCGCGGCTGGCCCGAGACCCTGGGCCTCGACGGCGCGCCGATGTTCCCGTAG
- a CDS encoding NAD-dependent isocitrate dehydrogenase: MSFAPRPTVTLIEGDGIGPEIAAATLEVIAAAGGTITWERQLAGMAAAAELGDPLPAATVASIEAHQVALKGPLGTPIGSGFRSVNVALRQQFDLYANVRPVRTIAGVPSRYTDVDIVMVRENTEDLYAGVEHYVDPRRTAAESIAIITRYGSERVIVYAFEYARRHGRKRITLVHKANILKMSNGLFLDTGREVAKRYPDIAFDDMIVDATAMKLVVAPERFDMIVTMNLFGDILSDLCAGLVGGLGVAPAANLGAGPESGGVGCAIFEAVHGTAPDIVGQGVANPTGLMLSAAMLLDHVGQGEAAARMRAGIDVALADATTRTRDLGGQADTRTYTDAVIRALAG, encoded by the coding sequence ATGTCCTTCGCACCGCGACCGACCGTGACGCTGATCGAGGGTGACGGCATCGGGCCCGAGATCGCCGCCGCCACGCTCGAGGTCATCGCCGCCGCCGGCGGCACGATCACCTGGGAGCGCCAGCTGGCCGGCATGGCCGCCGCCGCGGAGCTCGGCGATCCGCTGCCGGCCGCGACCGTCGCGTCGATCGAGGCCCACCAGGTCGCGCTCAAGGGCCCGCTGGGCACGCCGATCGGGTCGGGCTTCCGCTCGGTCAACGTCGCGCTGCGCCAGCAGTTCGATCTGTACGCCAACGTCCGGCCGGTGCGGACGATCGCCGGCGTGCCGTCGCGCTACACCGACGTCGACATCGTCATGGTCCGCGAGAACACCGAGGACCTGTACGCCGGGGTCGAGCACTACGTCGACCCGCGGCGGACCGCGGCCGAGTCGATCGCGATCATCACCCGCTACGGCTCCGAGCGCGTGATCGTCTACGCGTTCGAGTACGCGCGCCGCCACGGCCGCAAGCGGATCACGCTGGTCCACAAGGCCAACATCCTGAAGATGTCGAACGGCCTGTTCCTCGACACCGGCCGCGAGGTCGCGAAGCGCTACCCCGACATCGCCTTCGACGACATGATCGTCGACGCGACCGCGATGAAGCTGGTCGTCGCGCCCGAGCGCTTCGACATGATCGTCACGATGAACCTGTTCGGCGACATCCTGTCGGATCTGTGCGCGGGCCTGGTGGGCGGGCTGGGCGTGGCGCCGGCCGCCAACCTCGGCGCTGGGCCCGAGAGCGGCGGCGTCGGCTGCGCGATCTTCGAGGCGGTCCACGGCACCGCGCCCGACATCGTCGGGCAGGGCGTCGCCAACCCGACCGGCCTGATGCTGTCGGCGGCGATGCTGCTCGACCACGTCGGGCAGGGCGAGGCCGCGGCGCGGATGCGCGCCGGCATCGACGTGGCGCTGGCCGACGCCACCACCCGGACCCGGGATCTCGGCGGCCAGGCCGACACGCGGACGTACACCGACGCGGTCATCCGCGCGCTCGCCGGCTAG
- a CDS encoding PQQ-dependent sugar dehydrogenase, with product MESTVHRVAVLAVLTVLACRRDPSPSASPPPVTPAAPRPADPAVDPAAEPPTSEALSAPPAAVAGAVALVPFASGFERPVALVAAPGDPRQRLFVVEQPGFIRVIEGGRRTDVVVLDISALVSSGNEQGLLDVAFHPRFAENQQLYVDYTDRDGDTHVVGYTLAPGGDAVDPASARELLRIEQPYSNHNGGHLVFGPDGALWIGTGDGGAAGDPKRNGQNPTALLGKMLRLDVDAPAPKPEIVAIGLRNPWRYAFDAATGDLYIGDVGQNEWESVYVVPADHRTGHNFGWNVAEGRHCYDAETCDRTPFTAPVTDYPHTQGCSITGGVVYRGPALPVLAGVYFYADYCTALVRSFRWSAAGIRDHWDWKAALDPDGVLSQISTFGVDHAGEVYVVSLGGDIWRLAPR from the coding sequence GTGGAGTCCACCGTGCATCGCGTCGCCGTCCTCGCCGTCCTGACCGTCCTCGCCTGTCGCCGGGATCCGTCGCCGTCCGCGTCGCCGCCGCCGGTCACGCCCGCCGCGCCCCGACCGGCCGATCCCGCGGTCGATCCCGCGGCCGAGCCGCCCACGTCCGAGGCGCTGTCGGCGCCGCCCGCCGCGGTCGCCGGCGCGGTCGCGCTGGTGCCCTTCGCCAGCGGCTTCGAGCGGCCGGTCGCGCTGGTCGCGGCGCCGGGCGATCCGCGCCAGCGGCTGTTCGTGGTCGAGCAGCCCGGGTTCATCCGGGTGATCGAGGGCGGCCGGCGCACCGACGTGGTCGTCCTCGACATCTCGGCGCTGGTGTCCTCGGGCAACGAGCAGGGCCTGCTCGACGTGGCGTTCCACCCGCGCTTCGCCGAGAACCAGCAGCTCTACGTCGACTACACCGATCGCGACGGCGACACCCACGTCGTCGGCTACACGCTGGCGCCGGGCGGCGACGCGGTCGACCCGGCCAGCGCGCGCGAGCTCTTGCGGATCGAGCAGCCGTACTCCAACCACAACGGCGGGCACCTGGTGTTCGGGCCCGACGGCGCGCTGTGGATCGGCACCGGCGATGGCGGCGCGGCCGGCGATCCCAAGCGCAACGGCCAGAACCCGACCGCGCTCCTGGGCAAGATGCTGCGCCTCGACGTCGACGCGCCGGCGCCGAAGCCCGAGATCGTCGCGATCGGCCTGCGGAACCCCTGGCGGTACGCGTTCGACGCGGCCACCGGCGACCTGTACATCGGCGACGTCGGTCAGAACGAGTGGGAGTCGGTCTACGTGGTCCCGGCCGACCACCGCACCGGCCACAACTTCGGGTGGAACGTCGCCGAGGGCCGGCACTGCTACGACGCCGAGACCTGTGACCGCACGCCGTTCACCGCGCCGGTGACCGACTACCCGCACACCCAGGGCTGCTCGATCACCGGCGGCGTGGTCTACCGTGGTCCGGCCCTGCCGGTCCTGGCCGGCGTCTACTTCTACGCCGACTACTGCACCGCGCTGGTGCGGAGCTTCCGCTGGTCGGCGGCCGGCATCCGCGACCACTGGGACTGGAAGGCGGCGCTCGACCCCGACGGAGTGCTGAGCCAGATCTCGACCTTCGGCGTCGACCACGCCGGCGAGGTGTACGTGGTGTCGCTGGGCGGTGACATCTGGCGCCTGGCGCCGCGCTGA